In one Alnus glutinosa chromosome 12, dhAlnGlut1.1, whole genome shotgun sequence genomic region, the following are encoded:
- the LOC133851313 gene encoding probable glycosyltransferase At5g03795 produces MSAGKPPQPASSSSHSGPMCSLQSSLLTLAILTLLSFTYFSLNSPLSSSPTPQVSVAKLLIDNDKACQQAVSDGVDEEEFSDIYHSPSVFRLNYAEMERRFKVYIYPDGDPNTFYQTPRKLTGKYASEGYFFQNIRESRFRTDDPNRAHLFFIPISCHKMRGKGTSYENMTIIVQNYVQSLISKYPYWNRTLGADHFFVTCHDVGVRATEGVELLVKNSIRVVCSPSYDVGFIPHKDVALPQVLQPFALPAGGNDLENRTTLGFWAGHRNSKIRVILARVWENDTELDISNNRINRAMGPLLYQKRFYRTKFCICPGGSQVNSARIADSIHYGCVPVILSNYYDLPFNDILDWHKFAVVLKENDVYQLKQILKDIPDAEFVALHKSLVKVQKHFQWNSPPIKYDAFHMIMYELWLRHHGIKY; encoded by the exons ATGTCAGCGGGGAAGCCACCCCAGCCGGCGTCCTCATCCTCGCATTCTGGGCCCATGTGCTCTCTCCAAAGCTCCCTCCTCACCCTCGCCATCCTAACCCTCCTGTCCTTCACTTACTTCTCCCTCAACTCCCCTCTCTCTTCCTCCCCCACCCCTCAGGTCTCCGTTGCTAAACTGCTTATTGACAATGACAAAGCGTGTCAACAAGCGGTGAGCGACGGCGTGGACGAGGAGGAGTTCTCGGATATTTACCATTCGCCGAGCGTTTTCCGCTTGAACTATGCCGAGATGGAGCGGAGATTCAAGGTGTACATATACCCCGACGGCGATCCCAACACGTTCTACCAGACGCCAAGGAAGCTCACCGGGAAGTACGCCAGCGAGGGCTACTTCTTCCAGAACATTCGCGAGAGTCGCTTCCGCACCGACGATCCCAACCGGGCTCACCTCTTCTTCATCCCGATCTCCTGCCACAAGATGCGGGGCAAG GGAACTTCTTATGAGAATATGACCATAATTGTCCAGAATTATGTGCAAAGCTTAATCTCCAAATATCCTTACTGGAATCGGACCTTGGGTGCGGATCATTTTTTTGTCACTTGTCATGATGTTGGTGTTAGGGCAACCGAAGGAGTTGAACTACTGGTAAAGAATTCAATTCGGGTTGTGTGCTCCCCAAGCTATGATGTTGGATTCATTCCACACAAAGATGTTGCTCTTCCTCAAGTATTGCAGCCATTTGCTCTTCCAGCTGGAGGAAATGATCTTGAAAATAG GACAACACTTGGTTTTTGGGCTGGACATCGGAACTCTAAAATTAGAGTTATACTAGCACGAGTTTGGGAGAATGACACAGAACTTGATATTTCAAACAACAGAATAAATAGGGCTATGGGACCACTCCTATATCAAAAGAGGTTTTATAGGACTAAATTCTGCATATGCCCTGGTGGTTCCCAGGTCAACAGTGCTCGCATAGCTGATTCAATCCATTATGGATGTGTTCCTG TGATATTATCGAATTATTACGACCTGCCATTCAATGACATTCTTGATTGGCATAAATTTGCCGTTGTGCTTAAGGAGAATGATGTGTACCAGCTCAAACAAATTCTCAAGGACATACCTGATGCTGAGTTTGTTGCACTCCATAAGAGTTTGGTTAAG gttCAGAAGCATTTCCAATGGAACTCGCCACCCATCAAATATGATGCATTCCATATGATCATGTATGAACTTTGGCTGCGCCACCATGGCATCAAATattga
- the LOC133851312 gene encoding metal transporter Nramp7.2-like gives MALVHVQETPRWKKFFAFVGPGFLVSVAYLDPGNLQTDLQAGADHKYELLWIVLVGLTFALIIQSLSANLGVATGKHLAEHCKAEYPTPVNYCLWILAEVAVIACDLPEVIGTAFALNILLKIPMWSGVLLAGLNTLLLLGLQRYGIRKLEVVIGMLVMIVGGCFLAVLIHARPSPKEILTGMFVPKLKRKGATSDAIALLGALIMPHNLFLHSALVLSRKIPRTYDGIRRASKHFLIESGLALFLTFLINVAIVSVTGSMCSDPNISLENRAHCKDITLNSAAFLFKNALGNWSSKLYAISLLASGQSSTVAGTYAGQYIMQGFLDLKMKLWLRNLLTRCIAIAPSLVACIVGGSRGAAKLIIVASMILSFELPFALVPLLRFTSSQAKMGHHKNPIVINLVSWLLCCCLIGINLYFSSTTLIGWIMMSNQMPKIGSILTGVLAFITMLLYVSLLTYLTLKREKSAASSPTDLAMESINRTSGSRDERGSDLRSNIQRTNEFESDHIIRA, from the exons ATGGCTCTAGTTCATGTACAAGAAACCCCTAgatggaagaaattttttgcttttgtagGACCTGGTTTTCTCGTTTCTGTTGCCTATCTTGATCCTGGAAACT TGCAGACAGATTTACAAGCTGGTGCGGACCATAAATACGAG TTGCTATGGATCGTGCTAGTTGGGCTGACCTTTGCTTTGATAATCCAGTCTCTTTCTGCAAATTTAGGGGTGGCTACAG GAAAGCATCTTGCTGAGCATTGCAAGGCAGAGTACCCAACTCCAGTGAATTACTGCCTGTGGATACTTGCTGAGGTTGCCGTGATAGCTTGCGATCTCCCAGAAG TGATAGGAACAGCATTTGCTCTCAACATACTCCTTAAAATACCCATGTGGAGTGGGGTCCTGCTGGCTGGATTGAATACTCTTCTCCTCCTTGGACTGCAACGATATGGT ATAAGGAAGCTGGAAGTTGTCATTGGTATGCTAGTAATGATAGTGGGTGGTTGCTTCTTGGCTGTACTGATACACGCCAGACCTAGTCCAAAGGAGATCCTGACCGGAATGTTTGTTCCCAAGTTGAAGCGGAAAGGGGCCACCTCAGATGCCATAGCTCTTTTAGGAGCTCTCATCATGCC GCACAATCTTTTTCTTCATTCAGCATTGGTCTTATCAAGAAAAATCCCTCGCACATATGATGGCATCAGG CGTGCAAGCAAGCACTTTTTGATAGAAAGCGGGCTAGCGTTGTTTCTAACGTTCCTCATCAATGTGGCAATCGTATCTGTTACTGGTAGCATGTGCTCCGATCCAAATATCTCTTTAGAAAACAGGGCTCATTGCAAGGATATCACTCTGAATTCTGCCGCTTTCTTGTTTAAG AATGCCCTTGGCAACTGGAGTTCGAAGTTATATGCCATATCCTTGCTTGCTTCTGGTCAGAGTTCAACTGTTGCAGGAACCTATGCTGGCCAGTACATTATGCAG GGTTTCTTAGATTTGAAGATGAAGCTCTGGTTGAGAAACTTACTGACTAGGTGCATAGCCATCGCTCCAAGTTTAGTGGCATGCATCGTAGGCGGATCTCGGGGAGCTGCAAAACTTATCATTGTTGCTTCT ATGATCTTATCATTCGAGCTGCCGTTCGCATTGGTTCCTCTCCTCAGGTTCACCAGCAGTCAAGCCAAGATGGGTCACCACAAGAACCCAATAGTA ATAAATCTTGTCTCATGGCTACTGTGCTGTTGCTTGATTGGGATCAACCTATATTTCTCGAGTACAACTTTGATCGGATGGATAATGATGAGTAACCAGATGCCGAAGATCGGATCGATCCTCACAGGAGTACTAGCTTTTATAACAATGTTGCTTTACGTATCCTTGTTGACATACTTGACattgaaaagagagaaatcTGCTGCAAGCAGCCCCACTGACTTGGCGATGGAAAGTATTAACAGAACCAGTGGCTCCAGGGACGAGAGGGGTTCAGATTTGAGAAGCAACATCCAGAGAACCAATGAGTTTGAGTCGGATCACATTATCCGTGCATAA